The DNA window AATTGTTAAAGCAGTCGGGATTGCTCATGCAAATGGACTCTCGATGGCTACTCCATTAATGAAATTAATAGAAGAATCGGGTTTTAAACATACTCAAGTTTCCTTTACATCGCCTGTAATTAGTACTCATACAGGTCCTGGTGCAATAGGATTTATGTATATGACAGACTAGTGTAGAGGCAGGGAAGATAATAATTCCCTGCTTTGTTTTATAGATAAGGAGTTAACGATGAAATATTTAATAAGTCTTTTATGTATTTTGTTTCTTTCCGGTTGTGTATCCAATGAAATGAAAGAAGTTAGTTTTTCAGAAAGAGAAGCGGTCCTTTTCGAAGAGTATGTAATTCCCTTTTCTTTTTTTCCGAGAACAATTGAACTAGTTGGACTTGGAGATTCGTTAACGCAAGGGGTAGGGGACGAATTAAAAAGAGATGGTTATATCGGGCGATTACAAAAAGAAATTTTACAATATAAAGGAATAGAAGGTGTAGTATTAACCAATACTGCAAAAAGAGGTCGGCGAAGCGATCAACTGTTGAAAATGCTTAAAGATGGGGACATAGATCATCAAATTCGAAAGGCCAGCGTCATTGTATTAACAATTGGCGGTAATGATATGATGAAAGTTGTCAAGAAAGATTTGTTTGATTTACGAGTAGAAGCTTTTGAAAAGGAATTGGAGAAGTTTGAACGTAATTATGATCATATATTAGAGGAAATTCGAGAGATTAATAGCATTGCCCCTATTGTTCTTCTTGGTATTTATAATCCTATTACCATTGTGACAGATGAGAAGAGTGAGTTCGATCAAATAGTATCTGATTGGAATAATACCATTGAATCAGTTGCATACAGTGATGGAAATGCTTGTTTTGTTCCAATAGATAAATTGTTTATTTCCAATGATAATTTAGTTTATCATACGGATTTTTTCCATCCAAATAGTAAAGGCTATCAATTGATTAATGAAGCTGTGATGGATTCATTACAAGATTGTGGTTTGATTGATGTGCAAAATAGGGAATTGTTGTTTTGAGGAGTTGGTGAGATGAATAAGTGGAAGATTGCATTCTTTTTATTAATATTAATACTTATCGGAAGCGCAAGTGCGCTCGTTTACTGGATAACAGCTCCATCTGAATCGGTGAAAGTCGAACCTATGAAGGCTAATCCAACAGGTAATGTGTTGACAGTAAATGCTACAAAAGAAGATTTTCAAGGAATTGCAAATACATTTATTGAAAAAGCTATGGATGATAAACCACTTCCACTGCAATTATTAGTAGATGACCAAATAGTGTTAACATCGGAGTTAACCATCTTCTCGTTAACTTTACCAGTCAAAATGTATTTTGAGCCTTTTGTTGAAGAAGACGGGAATATTCGGTTGGAGCAATCTTCCCTTGAAGTAGGTCAATTACAACTTCCTCCTGAAACAGTGTTAAAGTTATTAAAGGATTCGATTGACTTACCTCCATGGATGATTGTAATGCCAGAAGAAGAACAAGTCCTGATCCAATTAGCGAATATACCAATGACTTCTGGATTTCGTGTTCGAGCTAAAGAGTTGAATTTAGTGGAAGATAGAATAATATTAGAGATAATCATACCATCAAAGTGAGGGGATAAAATGGAAAAGGCAACTTTTGCAGGAGGATGTTTTTGGTGCATGGTAAAACCCTTTGATTCTTATGAAGGAATTGAAAAAGTAGAATCGGGTTATACAGGTGGACATGTTGCTAACCCAACTTATGAACAGGTTTGTTCCAATGCAACAGGCCATTATGAGGCAGTTCAAATTACATTTGATCCAGAGAAGTTTTCATACGATCGTTTGTTAGATATTTTCTGGGTAAATATCGACCCGACAGATGAGCAAGGGCAATTTTTTGACCGTGGTTCATCTTATCAAACTGCCATTTTTTATCATTCAGAAGAACAACGAGAGAAAGCGGAGAATTCAAAAGCTACGTTGGATGCATCAGGGAAATTCAATGTGAAAATAGCAACGCAAATATTACCATCATCTGAATTCTATGCTGCGGAAGAATATCATCAAGATTATTATAAGAAAAATCCTGCACATTATAAAAGATACTTCGTTGGATCAGGAAGAGCTGCATTTGTAGAGAAAAGTAGGGGGTTTCAAAATGAAAGATAAACTAACTGACATGCAATATTATGTCACACAACAAAATGGAACAGAGCCACCATTTCAAAATGAGTATGATAAGCATTTTGAAGAGGGAATTTATGTGGATGTTGTATCTGGTAAACCGTTATTTCATTCAAAGGATAAGTATGATGCAGGCTGTGGTTGGCCGAGCTTTACTAGACCTATTGAAGAACATGAAGTGACAGAGCATTTTGATGATACACACGGAATGAGACGGGTAGAAGTTAGAAGTAAAACAGCGAACTCTCATTTAGGACATGTTTTTCCAGACGGTCCTAAAGAAGAAACTGGCCTTCGATATTGTATCAATTCTGCATCGATGCGTTTTGTATCAAAGGATAAGCTTGTAGAAGAAGGCTATGAAGATTACGTAAAACTATTTTAAGTTACATAATAAAAGCACGGAAGAGGACTTTCCCTCTACCGTGCTTTTTTATTACAGAATTTAAGTTTTTCTCTATCAAAGCAAATACATATTACAACAGAAAAATAAGAAGTATTTAGCTTACCTAGCATGACAGGAGCTCCGGATATTGTATCTTCGGGAGCTAAATTTACGAATAGGAAAGTATTCATTCTTTCATTATACAGGACAGCACTTGCACTTTTTACAATTTAAACTCATTCACTACTTTTCTAAGTTCATCAGCTTGATTAGAAAGTTCAACAGCTGATGCATTAATTTCTTGCATTGCAGCGGAACCTTGTTGGGCTGCAGCTGCGGAAGTTTCCGTGTTCGAAGCAGTGTTTTCTGCAATTTGTGTTACTTCAATGAAAGATGCAGCAACTTCTTGACTAAAGCCGAGAGTATCTCCAATTTGTTTCACCATTTTATCAATAATCGCAATTGTTTCATTGGTTTGTTTCACAATTTGCTCGAGCGAAGCGTTTGTTTCGTTCGCGACTTCAACACCTTTAATCACATTTTCTACGCCTTCATGATTTTGCTTCACGATGGATGTAACTTCTGTTTGAATAGAAGTGACGATGCCTGTAACTTCTTTCGCAGCATTTTGTGATTGTTCCGCAAGCTTTCTAACCTCGTCTGCGACTACTGCAAAACCTCTCCCATGTTCTCCAGCACGAGCAGCTTCAATTGCTGCGTTTAATGCTAAAAGGTTTGTTTGTTCAGCAATTGTAGTAATAGTTTTAATAATGGAAGTAATTTCATACGATTTAGTTCCTAATGCTTCTACCGTTTGGGTCGTGTTTGCCATTGTTTCCTCAATGCTCATCATTACGTTTGATGAGTGCTGAACAGATTCTCCACCTTTTCGAGCAGCTTCTATCATGTGGTCTGTTGCCTCTTTAACTGCCTGTGCGTCATTATTTAAATATCTGGTTGCTTCTTCCAGTGAGTTCATTTTTTGAATAGCAACTGTCATACTTCGCATAGTTTGTTCACTACCAGCAGCAATTTCATTTGTAGAGTCTGCTATGGACTGGATTGTTACTGCTGTTTCATCTGAAGAAGCCATAAGCTCCTGTCCACTTGCAGTTACGTTTTCAGTTAGTACACTTACTCGTTTCACTAAGTCAGCAATTGAGGCGATTAAAACGTTTGTACTGACTGCAATCTCAGCGAATTCATCTTTAGATCGAACTTTCACTCGTCTAGTTAAATCTCCGCCTGCTTGTGCAATGTCTAATATAGAGCGATTGATTGCGTAAGTACTTCGTTTAATGGAATTAAATAAGTATATTCCAAAAGTTAATGTTAATGCTACGGAGAATACAGTTAGGGCAATAAATAAGTACAATGAGGTGCTATTTTCTTTCTTTAACAATGCAATTTGCTCTGCATTCTTTTCCGCTAATAGTGCATTCATTGCTTCAATCTGGACATCCATATGGTTCATTGCGGTTTTACCATTTCCTGCATTTACTAATTTTTGAGCAGCTTCTATTCCCTGATCTTCACGCATTTTAACAACACGTTCAGAGTACTGAAGATAAGTGGTAAAAAACTGATTGATAGATTGAATTTTTTTTAATTCTTCCGGGCGACCTTTATAAGTAGTTTGTAATTCTTTAAAGTGGGTTATGATTCTATCTTTATAATGTCTGTAATTTGTCATATAATTTGATTTACCTGTTATGATATAACTCTGTTCAACATTTGCAAGTTGTGAGATTTCTGTTGATAATTGATTGACCATCATTTGTTCTTTAATATCGACATTTATGAACTTTTCCAATGCTTGCTGGGAAGAAAACATCTTTCCAGAAGTTAATACTAGCATTGAAATTAAAATAACAATAAGTACTGAAAAAATTAAGAGAACTCGTCCACGAATGGAGTTCAAAATATTCGTTTTGGATGTTGTGGACATTTTATTGTCTTTCTTCTTACTCTTTTTAAGGAAGGAAAAAGAAGGGGTTTTTTTAGGGAAATCCAT is part of the Psychrobacillus sp. FSL H8-0483 genome and encodes:
- a CDS encoding GDSL-type esterase/lipase family protein, with translation MKYLISLLCILFLSGCVSNEMKEVSFSEREAVLFEEYVIPFSFFPRTIELVGLGDSLTQGVGDELKRDGYIGRLQKEILQYKGIEGVVLTNTAKRGRRSDQLLKMLKDGDIDHQIRKASVIVLTIGGNDMMKVVKKDLFDLRVEAFEKELEKFERNYDHILEEIREINSIAPIVLLGIYNPITIVTDEKSEFDQIVSDWNNTIESVAYSDGNACFVPIDKLFISNDNLVYHTDFFHPNSKGYQLINEAVMDSLQDCGLIDVQNRELLF
- a CDS encoding YpmS family protein translates to MNKWKIAFFLLILILIGSASALVYWITAPSESVKVEPMKANPTGNVLTVNATKEDFQGIANTFIEKAMDDKPLPLQLLVDDQIVLTSELTIFSLTLPVKMYFEPFVEEDGNIRLEQSSLEVGQLQLPPETVLKLLKDSIDLPPWMIVMPEEEQVLIQLANIPMTSGFRVRAKELNLVEDRIILEIIIPSK
- the msrA gene encoding peptide-methionine (S)-S-oxide reductase MsrA — protein: MVKPFDSYEGIEKVESGYTGGHVANPTYEQVCSNATGHYEAVQITFDPEKFSYDRLLDIFWVNIDPTDEQGQFFDRGSSYQTAIFYHSEEQREKAENSKATLDASGKFNVKIATQILPSSEFYAAEEYHQDYYKKNPAHYKRYFVGSGRAAFVEKSRGFQNER
- the msrB gene encoding peptide-methionine (R)-S-oxide reductase MsrB, whose protein sequence is MKDKLTDMQYYVTQQNGTEPPFQNEYDKHFEEGIYVDVVSGKPLFHSKDKYDAGCGWPSFTRPIEEHEVTEHFDDTHGMRRVEVRSKTANSHLGHVFPDGPKEETGLRYCINSASMRFVSKDKLVEEGYEDYVKLF
- a CDS encoding methyl-accepting chemotaxis protein; protein product: MSTTSKTNILNSIRGRVLLIFSVLIVILISMLVLTSGKMFSSQQALEKFINVDIKEQMMVNQLSTEISQLANVEQSYIITGKSNYMTNYRHYKDRIITHFKELQTTYKGRPEELKKIQSINQFFTTYLQYSERVVKMREDQGIEAAQKLVNAGNGKTAMNHMDVQIEAMNALLAEKNAEQIALLKKENSTSLYLFIALTVFSVALTLTFGIYLFNSIKRSTYAINRSILDIAQAGGDLTRRVKVRSKDEFAEIAVSTNVLIASIADLVKRVSVLTENVTASGQELMASSDETAVTIQSIADSTNEIAAGSEQTMRSMTVAIQKMNSLEEATRYLNNDAQAVKEATDHMIEAARKGGESVQHSSNVMMSIEETMANTTQTVEALGTKSYEITSIIKTITTIAEQTNLLALNAAIEAARAGEHGRGFAVVADEVRKLAEQSQNAAKEVTGIVTSIQTEVTSIVKQNHEGVENVIKGVEVANETNASLEQIVKQTNETIAIIDKMVKQIGDTLGFSQEVAASFIEVTQIAENTASNTETSAAAAQQGSAAMQEINASAVELSNQADELRKVVNEFKL